The genomic stretch CCCGATCGGGTTGCCGGTGGGGTTGGACTCCGCGCCGTAGGTCTCGGCGGCGCTGACGGGAGGGATTACCGCTCCGCCCAGCACCAGGATCGCTACCAGCCCGAGAACCAGTGCTCGACGGATTCCGGCTGTGGTCGTCTTTCTTTGCAAGGTGGGCCCTGCGTATCTGTTCGGATACTCCGTGGGATCCGAACAGGCCCTTATCTGGCGATTTCCAATTGTCATGGCCTCACCGAACAATTTGTTTAATTTTGCACTATTTGAAACTTATAATAAACAGGAATATATAATAATTTACGATTTTTGGTATTGAAGTAAAGTTTTTGCGAAAAAAAATTGAATAGAGGTTTATTAAATTCTTATTGGAATAAAGAATATTTATATAATATTTATAATCAAAGAAAGCCAATTAGAAAATGCCCGGAAAATGAATACATGGGCTTACCGTTCTCGAACATGAATTGTTTAGCAGAAAAATAAAATTTCGAATTTTTACCATGGCCATGACCTATCTGCGCCGCAAATTCTGGCTTCCCCCTGCATCTCGGATATCTATTCAAATGCTATTGTTGTTATCCTTAAATGCTGGAACTATGGTTAATTTATGATAAATTTTAATAAATTAACAAAATTACTGCTGCGATTCCGACCGGATCCCGAACGCACCGCATTCTGACCCTGCGGCAGCACCGTATTCACCAAAAGTTTATATGAATAGATGGTCTACAGACACGCACGGGGTGTTTATGCCGTGTTTTATGTTTATCCGGCAGTATAGACAGGGGAGAGACCTGCCATGAGAGGAGGCAGCGCCATCATTCTCCCTCTCCTGGCAGGGGGCAGTCTCCTCTCCATTGTGGCGGCCGATCTGATCGCCTACCTGCATCCGGCACAGGGGTACGAGTTCTCCTTGTACGGCTCCACCCCGGCGCTGGTATGGATCCTCCTGATCGGCGGCGCGATCGGGGGAATATTCATCCTCCTATGCCAGGCATACATCGGCGGAAGTGGGAGGGGGGCACCGTGGGCTGCTGCCCTCTCCATCATCGTTCTTGCCCGGGTGAGTCTGCTATTCGTCCCCTACATCCGGGGATACTACAGCCTCGGAGGAGACCACATCTCGCATATGGGGGTCGTCAGGGATATCGTGGCGCTCGGGCATGTCGAGTCCACCAACTACTATCCGGCGCTCCACATCCTGGCATCCGCGGTCACCGTCGTCAGCGGGCTCTCCGTGGAGATCTGCACCAACTGTCTGGCTGCCGTGATCTCGGTCTTCTACGTGCTCTCCATCGTGGCACTGGCACATGCCCTCTTCAGGACGCAGCAGGTGAATCTCCTCACCTTCGCCGCCATCGGTGCCGTCTTCAACAGTGCCTACCACATCTACTTCATGCCCAACGGCTGGGCGTTCTTCCTGCTGCCGTTCGTGCTCTACCTGATCGTCAAGGAGATCAGGAGCCAGGAGTTCAAGCTCCTGCTGGTCGTCAGTCTGGTCCTCTTCCCGTTCCTCCACCCGCTGGGATCGGCAGTCCTGCTGCTGCTTCTGCTCTTCATCGGCATTGTCCGCATCCTCCACATGCGCGGAGTGCACCGCCGCCTGACCCGGGGCATGGTGATGTTCAATCTGCCGATCAAGGAGGTTGCCGTCCTCGGAGCCATCTTCGTCCCGTGGCTCCTCTCCTTCCGCCAGTTCCACAGCAACGTGCGGAGCCTCTACTATATCCTGATGACGGGCGAATCCCTGGACAAATTCGGGGAGCTGGCGATGCGGGTGGAGAAGGTCAACCTGGACTTCGCCGGTCTCCTGGATCTCGGGTTCCGCTCGCTAGGACATAATATCATCTACATCACAATATGCCTGGTCGGCGCTGCCATCATCATCCGGCAGTACCGGCGGTCCCGCGAGGCGTACTTCCCGGCTATCCTGATTCTTGGATCCATCGCCTTCTTCGGGCTTGTGTATGCCGCCTACCTCTTCAACATCGTCAGGGGTCTGGAGAGCATCGCAGCGGAGCGGATCATACCGCTCGTCTTCATCCTGGTCCCCGTCATCGTAGGCTACACCTTCTATGCCTTCAATATCCGGGGGAGACCGCTCCGTCTCGCTGCGGTATTTACTGTCATCTGCGCCGCACTCCTGATCAGCACCTTCAGCCTCTACCCTTCCCCGCTGATCCTTCGGCCAAACCCCCAGATCACAGAGCAGGACGTTGTCGCCACCCACTGGCTGCTTGAGTCCCGCGGAGATCCCGCTTACTATGCCGACATCCAGAATCCTCTATACAGGCTTGCGGATGCCGTCGTCGGGAGCCGCCAGGCCAATCTGCAGGGTATCAAGAGGAACGTCACGCGGGTGCCGGATCACTTCAACTATCCTGCGAGCCCACGGCTCGGCGAGACCTTCACGGCGACCCGCTACCTGCTGAGCACGGAGTTCGACAGAAGGCTCTACACCGATCTCTACACCAGCGTGGGCAGGTTCACGCATGACGACTTCGAACGGCTGGAGAGGGACGCATCGGTGAACAAACTCTACGTCAACGGGGAGGGTTCCATCTGGAGCATTCAGCCTGGATTCGGGTAGATCGTTCCTGCAGCGCTGGCAGAGCCCGCGGCGTCTCCCGCATCATCAGAGTGGATGCCGCGGCCCCGTCTGCGGGACGGAAGAGCGCCCCCCCCAACCGGCATTGCAGCGGGGGGTGCTGAAGAACGGAGACGCTGGATGCCTCGATTGTGCGGGTGGCCGGTGTGTTCTATCCTGACAACAGCGGCCACGCCATGCATGTCAGTGAGCTGGCGAGAGAGATTAACCCGCATCTGCGGGAGCAGACGATAGTTGCGCCCCGGCTTGATGGCGAGTTCCGGGAGTACGACGCCCGCCTCGGAGTCCCGATCGAGAGGATCGACGCAGTGCTCGTAAAAAGTCCCGCCTTGAGAAGGGTGCCGGGTGTCCCCACGCTCAACGCCCTCTATTATGCCTGGAATGCGGCGAAGCGCGTGGCGGGCCGGAAAGGGATCGATCTCGTCCACGTCCATGGGCTGATCCTCGGGCAGTTCCTGCTGCTGCTGCTGCGGGCACGGGGGATCAGAGTTCCGGTGGTGATCGCGTCCCAGGGGGCACCGGCCCTCATCACGCAGCCCCGCGTCACATGGACGCTCATGCGGGGGCTCCAGGCGCTCCTCTTCCGCCTGGTCCGCCCGGATCATGTCGTCCAGCTGGACGACGGCAACATGGATGCCGCCTTCATGGACGAGCTGAAGGCAAGGGGAATCCCCTGCACGGTGGTGTTCCACGCCATCGACACCGATCGGTTCGCCCCGCCACCTGCCCGCGGATCTGCCGATGGCTGCGTGATCCTCTCGAACCACCGCTTCGTCCCCTTCAAACGGGTGGACCTGGCCATCCAGGCCTTCAATCGACTGGTCCGCTGCGATGGAGGCGACGGCGCCCTGCTAAAGCTGGCCGGCTCGGGCCCTCTCCGAACGGAGCTCGAACGCATGGTGAAGGATAGCGGCCTCTCCGATCGGGTGGAGTTCATCGGGGAGAAGCCGCTCGATGCGATCGGGCAGGAGATCGCCGCTGCGGACATCGTTGTGGGTACGTCCACCATCAGCAACGTCAACCGTTCGATCCAGGAGGCGATGGCGTGCGGACGGGCGGTGGTCGTATTCGACAGCGGAGGGACCACGATCTTCCGCAACGGCGAGAACGCGATCACGGTCCCGCCGGGGGATGTGGGCGCCTTCGCGGAGGGTCTGCAGCGCCTGATCCGGGACCCGGCCCTGCGGGAGCGGTTGGGGGCCTGCGCCCGCGAGACCATCCTGCAGCAGAGGAGCTGGAAGCGGAGGATCGCGCAGGAGCTGGAGGTGTACCGGCGCGTCCTGGGGCGCGGCAGCGAATCCTGCGGGGATTATTCCGCGGCGCGCTGATAGGGCGGGGCAGGATAACAGGATGGGGGCAGGTATGATGCAGGAGGGTAGTGCGGTTCACCCCTCTCCGCCGCGGCGGCGGACGGGCTTCTTCAGCGATCTCATCCGCCTGGTGATGGGGACCACATCCGCCCAGCTCGTCTCGATCGCGGTCGCTCCGATCCTCACCCGGCTCTACGGTCCGGAGGCGTTCGGGCTGCTGGCCCTGTTCATGGCGATCACCGGTCTTCTGGGTATGATCGCCTGCCTGCGCTATGAGTTCTCGATCGTCCTGCCGCACTCGGATGCAGAGGGGGCGAACCTGCTCGGACTCTCCCTGGCGCTCTCCGCCTTCTTCAGCCTGCTGACAGTCCCCGTATTCTGGATAGGAGGGAGGGCGATCCTGGAACTGCTGAATGCGACGGAGCTGGAAACATACCTCTGGCTAGTCTCGCTCACGGTCTTGGTTCTGGGCGTCTTTAGCGCCCTGAACTACTGGAACTCCCGCACGAAGCAGTTTGGCCGCCTCTCGGCCGCGCGGGTGACCAGCTCCGTGACAATGTCGGGCGCCCAGGTCGGGGCCGGGTTCGCCGGTTTCACCTCTGGCGGGAGTCTTATCGGCGCAAACTTCCTGGGGCACCTGGTATCGACCCTCATCCTCGGCGTCCAGATCTGGCGGGACGACAGGCGCCTGTTCCGGGAGAGCGTGCGTTGGCAGAGTATGATCGGAGGCTTCCGCCGCTACCGCAGATTCCCCCTCTTCGATACCGTATCCGCGGTGCTGAACGCCCTCGCCTGGCAGCTCCCTGTATTCTTCCTCGCCGCCTTCTTCTCGCCCGCCATCGTGGGGTTCTACTCCCTGGGCTTCCGCATCCTGCAGCTCCCGATGTTCTTCGTCGGCGGGGCGCTCGCCCAGGTCTTCTTCCAGCGTGCGGCAGAGGCGAAACTGGAAGGGCGGCTCGGAGCCCTGACGGAGGGCGCCTTTCGGATGCTGGTCGGCGCGGGCATCTTCCCCATCCTGGCGGTGACCATCATCGGGGCGGACCTCTTCGCGCTGGTCTTCGGCGAGGTCTGGATGGAGGCCGGAGTCTACGCGCAGATTCTGAGCATCTGGGCGTTCGTGTGGTTCATCTCCTCCCCGCTCAGCACGCTCTATCTGGTGCTGGAGCGGCAGGACTTCGGGCTGAAGGTCAACGCCCTCAACCTGGGCACCCGCGTCGCCGCTCTCTACGTCGGCGGACTCGCGGGGGATCCACGGATCGCGCTCGGTCTCTTCGCCGTCTCGGGCATCTTCTCCTATGGCTACCTCTGCCTGAACGTGCTTGACTTCTCCGGCGTGCCTCTGGTAGCGGTGCGGCAGTTCCTGCTGCAGCGGCTGGCTCTCGTGGTTCCCGCCATTGCGGCGCTCGGTGTATTGAAGATACTCGGCGCGGGACGCCTCACGCTTCTGCTGGCAGCCGTCGCCCTGGGGCTGTTCTATTACCTCCACCTGATCCGTACGGATGTCCAGGCCCGCAGACTGCTGGACCAGCTGGGGATCTCGCGCCCACTCTCCGCCCTGCGAGACCGCTGGATATGAAGAGGGGAGGCAGCCCCTCTCCTGACACTTCGCGGGGTACCGGCAGGCAGCATCTCTGCAGACTGCTTGCAGGGATCGATTCGCGCAGCCCCGCCCGCAGCCTTCGATCGAGGCGGGCTGTGGCAGAAAGACTAAATAGAGGAAGTATCCATTACAAATACCATCCTGGGGCTCTCCCCATGCCATCCGCGTTCTGCAAGAAGAAGGTCTTCGTTCTGCTGCTGCCGCTACTCCGGGTCTTCGGCTCGCTCTTCTTCGACAAGCAGTACCTGCGGGGGCGGTACTTCGATGCGAGCGCCACCGGCTGGCACTGGGTGCTCCGGATCATCGTCTGGCAGAAGATCTTCGGGTTCAACCGCCACATCCCCCCGGCCGGTATCCCCCTTCATCAAGATCCTGAGTCCACAGAATATTGAGTTCTGCCCCGAGGATATCAACAACTTCCCGGCAATGGGCACCTACTACCAGAATGCCAGGGGCACGATCGTCATCGGGAAGGGTTCGTACATCGCGAACAATGTCACCATCGTCACGGCAAACCACGACTTCTCCGATCTCGAGGCGTATCAGCCCGGAAAGGATGTCATTATCGGCGATAGGTGCTGGATCGGGGCAAACTCTGTCATTCTGCCGGGAGTGCACCTGGGCGATCACACGATCGTCGGAGCGGGCTCCATCGTCACCAAGTCGTATCCGCAGGGAAACCTCGTTATCGCCGGCAATCCTGCCCGCCCGATCCGCCTCCTGGATGCCCGTGGAGAGCCGGCGGCGGAGTCTGCCTCTCCGCTCGGGACGTCCCCGTCGGAAGCCGACGCAGCACGGTTCTCCCCGTCTCCTCACCGCTCTATGAACGAGCCGGCGCGCCCCCGCTCGAGTGGTGGCTGCACGAGGATGCCGAACCGCAGCCGCCGGCGGCTGCCCTCTCACCGTTGACCGCTACTCCCGCCGAGCTGCTCTGCGGGAGAGCGCAGGGGTACCTCCCCGTTCTGTGCCGCAGGTGGATCCCTGGCTGTGAGATCGGATACGCCCTACTGCATCGAGATCGCAAGGGAGACCGACTGATCCTTTCGGTTTAGGGAGATGTCCTCAATTTTCGTGGTTCTGCCGCTCCCTTCTGCCAGCAGGCAGGCGACCAGGCTGCAGATGGGGCAGGGGAACCGGGTGCAGTGGCGGGGAGAGGCCTGCTGGATCAGGGTGCAGGTGTTGAAGAGCCGGTAGCCATGCAGCTGCACGTGGACGATATCCCCCTCCCGCCGCGTCTCCACGGCATCCGCAACGGTCAGGATGTCCTCGCAGGTCTTCTTGATCGCCCAGAGCATGCCGGACTCATCAGAGACGAAGATGAACGGGTAGTTCTTCCGGAGTTCCTGGAGAATGGGGTTCCCGAGGGGCGTGACAAGCAGATCGCCCCCCTTGCCGACTGCGCCGGGAGCGTAATGCTCTCCTCCGCCGTCCAGGGAGAGCACCTGCATGGGGGCGGCATGCTTCCCGCTGGAGGGGGTGAAACGTGCATTTTCCTGCGCACCGAGGGAGCTGTAGACCGTGGCGAGGTTGATGCTGCCCTGCACGGGAAGGAGGTTCGCCAGACGGAGATCGATGGCTCCCCAGCGGGGGATCGTATAGATGAAGATGCCACCGAGGACCCCGCTGATGCCGTAGAGGGAAAGAAGCGTCCGCTGGAAGTCCGTCCTGTCCTGCAGGAGCGCGACAAAGAGCAGGAGGGATGCCGCACTCATGAGCAGGATGCCGAAGGTCTCGTAGCGTGCTCCCCGCATCACAGTGCGCCCTCCCGCCGTTCCTCCGCCCAACATGGGGAGCGGTTCGGTACTCCAGACAGGTACATCTGTCGAGCCGTCATAGTCTCAATATCCTCATGATTCTCTCTGCCATCAGGATGACGAATATCACAGAGTTCGCTGCGAACAGGAACCAGAGATAGGAGTGATACCGGGGTCGGGAGAAGAAGGACTCCGTGAATTCCAGGATCAGGGCGAGACCCAGCAGCATCAGGATGAAGTAGACGTCCAGATACGGATAGCCGGTCAGCGCGATGATCGTAACGCTGGCAAACATCCAGACCAAAAGTGCCAGTGCAGCAATTCCTCTCTTCTCCATGCCAGTGCACTACTTACACAGTGCATATTATTAAAGATATTGTGGGCGGAGGCCCCTTCATCCAGGGGGGCCAGATTCCCGAGACGATGGAAAAGAATTTTGGGCCGATCCGTGCAATACTCCGAGAAGGAACTGCGATGATCACCATCGTTCTCGGCACCCGCCCCGAGATCATCAAGATGTCGCCGATCGTGCGGGCATGCGAACGTCGCGGGGTCGACTACCGCGTGCTGCATACCGGCCAGCACTACTCCCCGGAGATGGACCGCATCTTCTTCGACGAGCTCGAGCTGCCGCAGCCCGCCGTGAACCTGGGGGTGGGCTCCGCCAGCCACGCGGTCCAGACGGGAAGGATCATGGGCGGTGTCGAGGAGGTGCTGCTGCGGGAGCGGGCGGATGCCGTGCTCGTCCAGGGCGACACGAACACCGTGCTCGCCGCCAGCCTCGCTGCGGCGAAGCTCCACATACCCGTCGGGCATGTGGAGGCCGGACTGCGGAGTTTCGATCGCCGCATGCCGGAGGAGATCAACCGTGTGGTGGCCGACCACGTAGCCGATCTGCTCTTCGCCCCGACCAAGACCGCCCGGCGGCATCTCCTCGCGGAGGGGATCCCGGATGCGCGGATCGCCGTCGTCGGCAACACGATCGTGGATGCGGTCCGCCAGAACCGGGAGATCGCGGACCGCAGGGTTCGAGCGCTGGAGTCCCTGGGTCTCGAACGCGGCGGCTACATCCTCACCACCGCCCACCGCGAGGAGAACGTGGACGAGCGTGCCCGCCTGGAGGGTATCCTGACGGGCCTGCGGGATGTGCAGCGGACAGTCGGTATGCCTGTCGTCTTCCCCGTCCATCCCCGCACGACAAGCCGCATGCGGCAGTTCGGAATCGAGGCGGGCGGGATCAGGGCCATCCCTCCGCTCGGGTTCCTGGAGTTCCTGCAGCTCGAGGCGAATGCCCGGCTCGTCCTCACGGACTCCGGCGGGGTGCAGGAGGAGGCCTGCATCCTGGGCGTGCCCTGCGTCACCCTGCGGGAGAATACCGAACGGCCCGAGACTGTGGACGTGGGCGCGAACATGCTGGGCGGGACCGATCCGCGCCGCATCCTGGCCGCGGCGGAGGAGATGCTGGCGCGGCGGCGGGGCTGGGAGAACCCCTTCGGCGACGGACAGGCCGGAGAGAGGATCCTGGATCGCACGCTCCTCCTTTAGGCGGCGGACGATCGCATTGCCGCCTACCGCCACTGGGAGAAGGCGAGCATCAGGATCACCACCATGAGGGAGGCGAGGGCCATGAGCAGGATGAGGTTGGCGGTGAACCAGGTAGCGGCGTCATCCACGATCTCCTCCGCCACGGCGATGGGGGAGTGATTGTTCGGAGTGGTCGGGACGGATCGGGCCTTTACGGCGACCAGCGCAAAGGAGGAGAGGCCGTCAGGGGACTGCGCCTCAAAGAGCGGATCCCCCTTCTGGTTCAGGCCCGTGTAGGTGGTCTGGAGGATATCCGCTGCTCCGCCCCCGGCGATCCGGGCGATCCTGATGCTGCTGATCCCGCCGCGCTCGTCGAGCCAGGCGGCGGGGATGCTCATGCGGATGGCGGCCGGACCGTGCCGGGTGGCATTCACTCCCGCGATCTCTGCCGTATAGGCGACAGCGACGAGATCGAGTCTGCTCCGGTCGGCAGCACGCTGGAGCGCTTCTGCATCTCCTCCCTCGCGGAGGACCACCTGCACGGTGGAATTCACCGGCATCCGCTCGAACCAGGCCTCGAGCCACACCTCCACAACACCGCAGCTCAGGTTGGCATACTGCGGCCCGCCGGCCAGACGCAGGCTCTTGAATTCGCCCGTGATGTTCCGGGCCGTCTGCTGGATGTTGCTGCAGCCGATCGTCAGCACCGCCGCCTCGCGGCTGATGACGATCGAATCCTCGGCGACTGACACCATGAACTGGGCGCCCCGGGCCTTCAGGCGGTCCACAGAAAGAGCATTGTCCCCGCTGACCGTCACTCCGGGGACACTTACCACGTAGGTCACCGGTACGCCCTCCAAGGTGGCGAAGACAGGAGGCGTGGGCGACCCCGTCGGCGAAGGCGCGGGCGGCGCTCGACGAGACTCCGTCAGCCGCCGTTCGACCAGATCCTCGCCGTTGCGGGTGACGGTGACGGTCACATCTCCGCCCGTTCCTCCGTCCAGAGCGAACCGGATCGGATCGCCTTCACTCTCCTGCAGGACGCCTGAGAGCGTCAGCGAGAGGCATGCACTCCCCTGGGCCAGCGGGTCCTGCCCGAGGATGTGCAGATGGGTATACTCGCCACCCACGGTTGCGACGGGATCGGATACCTCCCCTGCCGAACCCGGAAACTGCCGGATCCAGAGTTGCTCCCCCTTCTGCATCTCGTAGCGGATGCTCCGGAATCCTGCTCCCGATGCCGTGACGCACCCCCCGGAGAGGGTGAACGGGAGTCGTACGCCGGAGAGATTGAGAGCGGCGGCACCCGACGGGATATCGACTGCGGAGAACGTAATGCTCACCGAATCACCGTCCGCGATCCCGCTTAGGGGCAGCACTATCTCCTCTCCCGAGGACGTCCCCACCGGACCTGCAGCGGATGCCGCGGCAACCGCAAGGAGCGCGATGAGAAGGGAGAGTCCTGCTACCGTCCGCGTGTATGCCATCCCTTCTAGCGGTATGTCAGCAGACTGAATAAAGTATCGTACATGCAGCGCGGGGAATCCACCGCCCCCTCCCCCTTTCCGCGTCCACGGCCGTGGCTGGAGGGGCCGGACCGCGGTTGCAGCGGTATGCTGCGGATCCCTCTGAAGGAGCGGCGAGCGGAGGGGCGATGCT from Methanomicrobiales archaeon encodes the following:
- a CDS encoding glycosyltransferase family 4 protein, producing the protein MFYPDNSGHAMHVSELAREINPHLREQTIVAPRLDGEFREYDARLGVPIERIDAVLVKSPALRRVPGVPTLNALYYAWNAAKRVAGRKGIDLVHVHGLILGQFLLLLLRARGIRVPVVIASQGAPALITQPRVTWTLMRGLQALLFRLVRPDHVVQLDDGNMDAAFMDELKARGIPCTVVFHAIDTDRFAPPPARGSADGCVILSNHRFVPFKRVDLAIQAFNRLVRCDGGDGALLKLAGSGPLRTELERMVKDSGLSDRVEFIGEKPLDAIGQEIAAADIVVGTSTISNVNRSIQEAMACGRAVVVFDSGGTTIFRNGENAITVPPGDVGAFAEGLQRLIRDPALRERLGACARETILQQRSWKRRIAQELEVYRRVLGRGSESCGDYSAAR
- a CDS encoding oligosaccharide flippase family protein; translated protein: MMQEGSAVHPSPPRRRTGFFSDLIRLVMGTTSAQLVSIAVAPILTRLYGPEAFGLLALFMAITGLLGMIACLRYEFSIVLPHSDAEGANLLGLSLALSAFFSLLTVPVFWIGGRAILELLNATELETYLWLVSLTVLVLGVFSALNYWNSRTKQFGRLSAARVTSSVTMSGAQVGAGFAGFTSGGSLIGANFLGHLVSTLILGVQIWRDDRRLFRESVRWQSMIGGFRRYRRFPLFDTVSAVLNALAWQLPVFFLAAFFSPAIVGFYSLGFRILQLPMFFVGGALAQVFFQRAAEAKLEGRLGALTEGAFRMLVGAGIFPILAVTIIGADLFALVFGEVWMEAGVYAQILSIWAFVWFISSPLSTLYLVLERQDFGLKVNALNLGTRVAALYVGGLAGDPRIALGLFAVSGIFSYGYLCLNVLDFSGVPLVAVRQFLLQRLALVVPAIAALGVLKILGAGRLTLLLAAVALGLFYYLHLIRTDVQARRLLDQLGISRPLSALRDRWI
- a CDS encoding acyltransferase, whose amino-acid sequence is MGTYYQNARGTIVIGKGSYIANNVTIVTANHDFSDLEAYQPGKDVIIGDRCWIGANSVILPGVHLGDHTIVGAGSIVTKSYPQGNLVIAGNPARPIRLLDARGEPAAESASPLGTSPSEADAARFSPSPHRSMNEPARPRSSGGCTRMPNRSRRRLPSHR
- the wecB gene encoding UDP-N-acetylglucosamine 2-epimerase (non-hydrolyzing) — its product is MITIVLGTRPEIIKMSPIVRACERRGVDYRVLHTGQHYSPEMDRIFFDELELPQPAVNLGVGSASHAVQTGRIMGGVEEVLLRERADAVLVQGDTNTVLAASLAAAKLHIPVGHVEAGLRSFDRRMPEEINRVVADHVADLLFAPTKTARRHLLAEGIPDARIAVVGNTIVDAVRQNREIADRRVRALESLGLERGGYILTTAHREENVDERARLEGILTGLRDVQRTVGMPVVFPVHPRTTSRMRQFGIEAGGIRAIPPLGFLEFLQLEANARLVLTDSGGVQEEACILGVPCVTLRENTERPETVDVGANMLGGTDPRRILAAAEEMLARRRGWENPFGDGQAGERILDRTLLL